One Canis aureus isolate CA01 chromosome 38, VMU_Caureus_v.1.0, whole genome shotgun sequence DNA segment encodes these proteins:
- the BPNT1 gene encoding 3'(2'),5'-bisphosphate nucleotidase 1 isoform X3, translated as MASSHTVLMRLVASAYSIAQKAGTIVRRVIAEGDLGIVQKTCATDLQTKADRLAQMSICSSLARKFPKLTIIGEEDLPFEEVDQELIEDGQWEEILQQPCPSQYSAIKEEDLVVWVDPLDGTKEYTEGLLDNVTVLIGIAYEGKAIAGVINQPYYNYQNNEKQKLREHRNEAKAGPDAVLGRTIWGVLGLGAFGFQLKEVPAGKHIITTTRSHNSKLVTDCVTAMNPDDVLRVGGAGNKIIQLIEGKASAYVFASPGCKKWDTCAPEVILHAVGGKLTDIHGNALQYNKEVKHMNSAGVLATLRNYDYYASRVPESVKNALVP; from the exons ATGGCTTCCAGTCACACTGTGTTGATGCGGCTGGTTGCCTCAGCATATTCTATTGCTCAGAAGGCAGGAACCATAGTCAGACGTGTTATTGCTGAAGGAGATCTGGGTATCGTGCAGAAG ACCTGTGCAACAGACCTGCAGACCAAAGCCGACCGATTGGCACAAATGAGCATATGCTCTTCACTGGCACGGAAATTCCCCAAACTAACAATTATAGGGGAAGAG GATCTGCCTTTTGAAGAAGTGGATCAGGAGCTCATCGAAGATGGTCAGTGGGAGGAGATACTGCAGCAGCCATGCCCATCCCAGTACAGTGCTATTAAAGAAGAAGAC cTTGTGGTCTGGGTTGATCCTCTGGATGGTACCAAGGAATATACTGAAG GTCTTCTTGACAATGTGACAGTTCTTATTGGAATTGCTTATGAGGGAAAAGCCATAGCAGGAGTTATTAACCAGCCATATTACAACTACCAG AACAATGAAAAGCAGAAGTTAAGGGAACACAGGAATGAAGCCAAG GCAGGACCAGATGCTGTGTTGGGGAGGACAATCTGGGGAGTTTTAGGTTTGGGTGCCTTTGGATTTCAGCTGAAAGAGGTGCCTGCTGGGAAACACATCATCACAACGACCCGGTCCCATAATAGCAAGTTGGTGACTGACTGTGTCACTGCCATGAACCCTGATGATGTACTGCGAGTGGGAGGAGCAGGAAATAAG ATTATTCAGCTGATTGAAGGCAAAGCCTCTGCCTATGTATTTGCAAGTCCTGGATGTAAGAAATGGGATACTTGTGCTCCAGAAGTTATTTTACATGCTGTGGGAG GCAAGTTAACTGATATCCATGGAAATGCCCTTCAGTACAACAAGGAGGTGAAGCACATGAACTCTGCAGGCGTCCTGGCCACGCTGCGCAACTACGACTACTATGCAAGCCGAGTTCCAGAATCTGTTAAAAATGCACTCGTTCCTTAA